In the genome of Pseudomonas protegens, one region contains:
- a CDS encoding TolC family protein — MNDRQRVALLLLCLLSPLGQAGSRDIDVARQASAPTLRSAYERSALLSQQQTELTLADAVYLGLRNNRGIRSAYLQRVAQKFDLRVSEDAFNPKLLLSGTYRANKGSNDGVRNTTLTPSSSLLGEYGTRLNMAWHQELSQANRAGYYRRDGLDLSIIQPLLKGAGWDVTTAPLRLARINEQAYRLNLKANVAQTISDIIGAYRELLRAQQQLAIVEDALKRANALLQVNKALIAAGRMAEFEIVQTEADIATQELGVEEARNQVDINRLSLLRLLALDLSTRIRASDGLQAAKVSIDQQDALRLAQIQQPTYLATLLGSQQADLNLIIAKDQSRWDVSLVAGANQVRNRYDNDGGNGAGRTWDSYAGVQVQIPIGDLSTRQAEVHARVDVENQALVLADARQALERSVSDVVRDLGTRWRQYEIAQRAVDLSRRKLEIEREKLSAGRSSNFQVLSYESDLRTSENARLNALIAYLNAQTQLDLTLGTTLETWDIALNDF, encoded by the coding sequence ATGAATGATCGCCAACGCGTCGCGCTCTTGCTGCTGTGCCTGCTCAGCCCCCTGGGCCAGGCCGGCTCCCGGGACATAGACGTGGCCCGCCAGGCATCGGCCCCGACCCTGCGCAGCGCCTACGAGCGCAGCGCGCTGCTGAGCCAGCAGCAGACCGAGCTGACCCTGGCCGATGCGGTCTACCTGGGCCTGCGCAACAACCGCGGCATCCGCAGCGCCTACCTGCAGCGGGTGGCGCAGAAGTTCGACCTGCGGGTGTCGGAGGACGCCTTCAACCCCAAGCTGCTGCTCAGCGGCACCTACCGGGCCAACAAGGGCAGTAACGACGGGGTGCGCAACACCACCCTCACCCCCAGCTCCAGCCTGCTGGGGGAATACGGCACACGGCTGAACATGGCCTGGCACCAGGAACTGAGCCAGGCCAATCGGGCCGGCTACTACCGCCGCGACGGCCTCGACCTGTCGATCATCCAGCCGCTGCTCAAGGGCGCCGGCTGGGACGTGACCACCGCGCCGCTGCGTCTGGCGCGGATCAACGAACAAGCCTACCGCCTCAACCTCAAGGCCAACGTGGCGCAGACCATCAGCGACATCATCGGCGCCTACCGCGAACTGCTGCGGGCCCAGCAACAGCTGGCGATCGTCGAGGATGCCCTCAAGCGCGCCAATGCCCTGCTCCAGGTGAACAAGGCGCTGATCGCCGCCGGGCGCATGGCCGAGTTCGAGATCGTGCAGACCGAAGCCGACATCGCCACCCAGGAACTGGGGGTGGAAGAGGCCCGCAACCAGGTGGACATCAACCGCCTGTCGCTGCTGCGCCTGCTGGCCCTGGACCTGTCGACCCGGATCCGCGCCAGCGACGGCCTGCAGGCGGCGAAAGTCAGCATCGACCAGCAGGACGCCCTGCGTCTGGCGCAGATCCAGCAACCCACCTACCTGGCGACCTTGCTGGGCAGCCAGCAGGCCGACCTCAACCTGATCATCGCCAAGGACCAGAGCCGCTGGGATGTGTCCCTGGTGGCCGGCGCCAATCAGGTGCGCAACCGCTACGACAACGACGGCGGCAACGGCGCGGGACGGACCTGGGACAGCTATGCCGGCGTCCAGGTGCAGATTCCCATCGGCGACTTGAGCACCCGTCAGGCCGAGGTGCATGCCCGGGTCGACGTGGAAAACCAGGCCCTGGTGCTGGCCGATGCGCGCCAGGCCCTGGAACGCAGCGTCAGTGACGTGGTGCGCGACCTGGGCACCCGCTGGCGCCAGTACGAGATCGCCCAGCGCGCCGTGGACCTGTCCCGGCGCAAGCTGGAGATCGAGCGGGAAAAGCTCAGCGCCGGGCGCTCCAGCAACTTCCAGGTGCTGAGTTACGAAAGCGATTTGCGCACCAGTGAAAACGCCCGACTCAATGCACTGATTGCCTACCTCAACGCCCAGACCCAGCTGGATCTGACCCTGGGCACGACCTTGGAGACCTGGGACATTGCGCTCAACGACTTCTGA
- a CDS encoding efflux RND transporter periplasmic adaptor subunit codes for MRSTTSEQNNWRKRCLQGGTALLVLAVAGVAFTGYRAPADSAAQTGRWIDVSPAPLIHQIGLVGKIEPQRTISLTAPFDGNVLANLVEQGQRVEAGQTLLKMDPSLIEIQLREALSAQLKARRSVEELQNWDSSALVTRARRSLRASQMAVSNSERKLSESQSLFARGIIPRNELDDLKQQLQSQRLDLTAAQGELQQALDQGKGEYRQIAEMELTNATVKYQALQALLAGKDVVAPFAGIVVPAPGVNLIAIASAANSGPVQTGSKVGQGQVLFGLANIEQLKIVSKVSELDINQLRQGQSVEILGDGFDGERLEGQVDIVSSLALPGDASGASAQFPVTLAVPKLTREQLQRVRLGMSARLTIITYRNDQAIVIPPTAIQRGADGMSVEYRASAEQPAKRLPVSVGQSTAEGVEVFGLQPGQVRLPGAP; via the coding sequence TTGCGCTCAACGACTTCTGAGCAGAACAACTGGCGCAAGCGCTGCCTGCAAGGCGGCACGGCCCTGCTGGTGCTGGCGGTGGCCGGCGTGGCCTTCACCGGTTACCGCGCCCCGGCCGACTCGGCGGCGCAAACCGGCCGCTGGATAGACGTCAGCCCCGCGCCGCTGATTCATCAGATCGGCCTGGTGGGCAAGATCGAGCCCCAGCGCACCATCAGCCTGACGGCGCCGTTCGACGGCAACGTCCTGGCCAACCTGGTGGAACAGGGCCAGCGGGTCGAGGCCGGCCAGACGCTGCTGAAAATGGACCCCAGCCTGATCGAGATCCAGTTGCGCGAAGCCTTGTCGGCCCAGCTCAAGGCCCGGCGCAGCGTTGAGGAACTGCAGAACTGGGACAGCAGCGCCCTGGTGACCCGGGCCCGGCGCAGCTTGCGTGCCTCGCAGATGGCGGTGAGCAATTCCGAGCGCAAGCTCAGCGAAAGCCAGAGCCTGTTTGCCCGGGGCATCATTCCGCGCAACGAGCTGGACGATCTCAAGCAACAGCTGCAGAGCCAGCGCCTGGACCTGACGGCGGCCCAGGGTGAGCTGCAACAGGCGCTGGATCAGGGCAAGGGTGAATACCGACAGATTGCCGAGATGGAACTGACCAATGCCACGGTCAAGTACCAAGCCCTGCAGGCCCTGCTGGCGGGCAAGGACGTGGTCGCCCCGTTTGCCGGCATCGTGGTCCCGGCGCCGGGGGTCAACCTGATAGCCATCGCTTCGGCGGCGAACTCGGGCCCGGTACAGACCGGGAGCAAGGTCGGCCAGGGCCAGGTGCTGTTCGGCCTGGCCAACATCGAGCAACTGAAGATCGTCAGCAAGGTCTCGGAGCTGGACATCAACCAGCTGCGCCAGGGCCAGAGCGTGGAAATTCTCGGTGACGGCTTTGACGGCGAACGCCTTGAAGGCCAGGTCGACATCGTCAGCAGTCTGGCGCTGCCGGGGGATGCCAGCGGCGCCAGCGCGCAGTTCCCGGTGACCCTGGCGGTGCCCAAGCTGACCCGCGAACAACTGCAGCGGGTGCGCCTGGGCATGAGTGCCCGCCTGACCATCATCACCTACCGCAACGATCAGGCCATCGTCATCCCGCCGACGGCGATCCAGCGCGGCGCCGATGGCATGAGCGTGGAATATCGGGCGAGCGCCGAGCAACCGGCCAAGCGCCTGCCGGTGAGCGTCGGCCAATCGACGGCTGAGGGGGTCGAAGTGTTCGGCCTGCAACCGGGCCAGGTGCGCCTCCCTGGCGCCCCCTGA